A single genomic interval of Antarcticibacterium arcticum harbors:
- a CDS encoding NAD(P)H-dependent glycerol-3-phosphate dehydrogenase — translation MEKTPTFGVIGGGSWATAIVKMLSENLEEINWYMRSKTAITHIKTHYHNPNYLSSVEFNVKQLHLSNDINEVVKNSDYLIFAIPSAFVKSELDKLTLPLNDKVIFSAIKGIVPETSLIVGEHFNKEYGVPDENFGVITGPCHAEEVALERLSYLTIACQDEAKAKIMARHLQSDYITCKTSDDVTGTEYAAMLKNIYAIAAGIAHGLGYGDNFQSVIMSNAIREMKKFIKKVHKMKRNINDSAYLGDLLVTGYSVFSRNRMFGNMIGKGYTVKSAQMEMSMVAEGYYATESAYKINKEKGAKTPIINAVYAILYEGKNPKKVFKKLAEKLD, via the coding sequence ATGGAGAAAACCCCTACTTTCGGTGTAATAGGTGGTGGCAGCTGGGCCACAGCTATTGTAAAAATGCTTAGTGAGAATCTTGAGGAGATAAATTGGTATATGCGCAGCAAAACCGCCATCACTCATATTAAAACCCATTACCACAATCCCAACTATTTAAGTTCTGTCGAATTCAATGTAAAGCAGTTGCATTTAAGCAATGACATTAATGAGGTAGTAAAAAATTCAGACTATCTCATATTTGCAATTCCTTCGGCCTTTGTAAAAAGTGAGTTGGACAAACTCACACTTCCGTTAAATGACAAAGTTATATTTTCAGCAATAAAAGGGATCGTGCCGGAAACCAGTCTTATTGTTGGAGAGCATTTCAATAAGGAATATGGAGTGCCAGATGAGAATTTTGGTGTTATTACCGGGCCTTGTCATGCCGAAGAAGTGGCATTGGAAAGACTTTCCTATTTGACAATTGCCTGCCAGGATGAAGCTAAAGCCAAAATAATGGCCCGTCATCTTCAAAGTGATTATATTACCTGTAAAACCAGTGATGATGTTACAGGTACAGAATACGCGGCAATGCTCAAGAATATTTATGCGATTGCCGCTGGTATAGCTCACGGGCTTGGTTATGGCGATAATTTTCAAAGCGTTATCATGAGCAACGCGATACGGGAAATGAAGAAATTCATTAAAAAGGTGCACAAAATGAAACGTAATATCAACGACTCTGCATACCTTGGAGATCTGTTGGTAACCGGATATTCTGTTTTCAGCCGAAACAGGATGTTTGGAAATATGATAGGAAAGGGTTATACCGTAAAAAGTGCCCAAATGGAAATGAGTATGGTGGCTGAAGGTTACTATGCAACCGAGAGTGCTTATAAGATCAATAAAGAGAAGGGTGCAAAAACTCCAATTATCAATGCTGTGTATGCTATCTTATATGAAGGTAAAAACCCTAAAAAGGTGTTTAAGAAATTAGCGGAAAAGCTGGATTGA
- the pheS gene encoding phenylalanine--tRNA ligase subunit alpha, with translation MIEKIKEHIARVADFHTDNPEDAEAFRIEYLGKKGFLNQFFAEFKNVPNDQKKDFGQAINTLKNAAQEKVTFLKESLDGKQTETGAYGDLSRPAEPVEIGARHPISIVKNQITEIFSNIGFNVSEGPEIEDDWHNFTALNLPEYHPARDMQDTFFVQTDPDILLRTHTSSVQVRYMENNQPPIRTISPGRVFRNEAISSRSHCIFHQVEGLYIDKDVSFADLKQTLLYFTKQMFGKSKIRLRPSYFPFTEPSAEVDIYWGLETETDYRITKGTGWLEIMGCGMVDPNVLKNCGIDPLEYTGFAFGMGIERIAMLLYQIGDIRMFYENDIRFLKQFKSTI, from the coding sequence ATGATTGAAAAGATAAAGGAACACATTGCCAGGGTGGCAGATTTTCATACAGATAATCCTGAAGATGCCGAGGCGTTTCGTATTGAATACCTCGGAAAAAAAGGTTTTTTAAACCAGTTTTTTGCCGAGTTTAAAAATGTTCCGAACGATCAAAAAAAGGATTTTGGACAGGCGATCAATACCCTTAAAAACGCCGCTCAGGAAAAAGTAACCTTTTTAAAGGAATCCCTGGATGGCAAACAAACCGAAACAGGAGCGTATGGGGATCTTTCACGTCCTGCAGAACCTGTTGAAATAGGAGCCAGGCATCCCATCTCTATAGTGAAGAACCAGATCACAGAGATATTTTCAAATATTGGATTTAATGTTTCTGAAGGGCCTGAAATAGAAGATGACTGGCATAATTTTACTGCGCTTAATCTACCGGAATATCACCCGGCCAGAGATATGCAGGATACCTTTTTTGTTCAAACAGATCCTGATATACTTCTTCGTACGCATACCTCATCTGTGCAGGTGCGGTATATGGAAAATAATCAACCCCCTATAAGAACAATTTCACCTGGAAGGGTATTTAGAAATGAGGCTATTTCTTCACGGTCCCATTGTATTTTCCACCAGGTAGAAGGTTTGTATATAGATAAAGACGTTTCCTTTGCCGATTTAAAACAAACTTTATTGTATTTTACAAAGCAAATGTTTGGTAAATCAAAGATAAGGCTGCGTCCATCCTATTTTCCATTTACAGAGCCAAGTGCTGAAGTTGATATTTACTGGGGTCTGGAAACTGAAACAGATTACCGTATTACCAAAGGAACAGGCTGGCTTGAGATCATGGGCTGCGGGATGGTAGATCCAAATGTGTTGAAGAATTGCGGTATAGATCCCCTGGAATACACCGGTTTTGCTTTTGGAATGGGAATAGAACGTATCGCAATGCTATTATACCAAATAGGAGATATTCGTATGTTTTATGAAAATGATATCAGGTTTTTAAAACAATTTAAATCAACTATTTAA